CAAGCTTTATCATCCAACTGCCATTGACATTATCGATCATTCAAGCAATGCTTGTGAAAATTTATGATGAAACATATGCCATCCCGCTAAGTTCGATTATCGAAACGGCAATGATTAAAAAATCGGATATTAAAACCGTTCACCGTCAAGCTGTCATTGACTTCCGCGGACACGTAGTGCCATTGATTTCGCTCAGTCGGTTTTTCCAGATCTCGGAGACGGAACAATGGTCGGAGCAAGAACGGAACGTTGTCGTGGTTCGCAAAGGAGAAAGGCTGGCAGCACTTGAGGTTCACCAATTTATCGGTCAACAGGAGATTGTGTTAAAATCTCTTGGAAAATATTTGTCACATGTTTTCGCGATTTCCGGAGCGACCATTTTGGGTGATGGACAAGTGGCTTTGATTATTGACTGCAACGCAATTATTTCTTGATAACAATGATTTTTTATAATTTTTTACTATGAACAAAGGGGCGAAATGGAATGGCTGTTGAAATGACGCAAGGAAGCATGGAGCGGAAAGTAATTGTTTTTCGTTTGAAAGATGAAGAGTATGGAGTGGATGTCAATCAAGTCCGCTCGATTGAACGCATGCAAAAAATTACCAGAGTTCCGCGTACAGCGAATTTTGTCAAAGGTGTGATTAATCTTCGCGGTGTCGTCACGCCGATTATCGATTTGCGTGAGCGCTTCGGGTTGGCGCAGGAAGAGCATTCCGAGAATACCAGAATTATCATCGTTGCGGTCGATTCGATGGAAGTAGGATTAATCGTCGATGCCGCCAATGATGTTGTCGATATTCAGGAATCTTCCATTGAGCCGCCGCCGGCAGTTGTTGGCGGCATCCAAGCGGCCTATTTGTCAGGTGTCGCCAAGCTGGCTGACCGTTTGTTAATCTTATTGAATTTGACCAAAGTATTAAGCGCGGAAGAAATTCAACAGTTGAACCATCTGGAGAAATAGGCATGATGGACGAATTTCTTAAATTAGGCGAATTTCAATATGATGTCATTCGTGAAATAGGCAACATTGGAGCAGGTCATGCTGCGACAGCATTATCAGAGATTCTGCACACAGAAGTCGATATGTTCGTACCAAGCGTCCAATTGATTTCTTTTGATCAAATTGCCGATGTTCTCGGTGGCAGTGAACAACTCGTCGTCGGCGTGTTTTTGCGGATGAGCGGAGATATACCCGGCAATATGTTTTTTCTGTTGCAAATTGAAAGCGCCAAGAAATTGGTCCGGGCATTTATGAATAATGCAAAGATTGCGCCGCCCGAAGACCAAGATGACTTTTCGGAAATGGAACTCTCTGCATTATCGGAAGTCGGCAATATTCTGGCCGGTTCCTATTTGTCATCGTTGGCGGAGTTTACAAAAAAACGCATGACGCCATCTGTCCCGGCAATTGCAATCGATATGGCAGGAGCCATATTAAGTGCAGGTCTGATGCAATTAGGTGAGGCCGGGGAATATGCGCTAGTTGTCGATACTACGTTTTTACAAGGAAAAGCGGATATCGAAGGCCATTTTTTCCTGTTGCCTGATCCAGGTGCGGTTAGCCAATTGCTTGCTGCTTTAGGAGTGGACTCGATATGAATGTAGTCAAAGTTGCGATGGCTGATCTTAATATTTCGGAATCGCCGGATTCCTTGCGAACCACCGGATTAGGCTCTTGTGTAGGCGTTGCCATCTATGATCCGCTGAAAAAAATCGCCGGACTTGCACATGTCATGCTGCCAGAAGCAAAAGGGAGCCCTGAAACCCCGGCAAAGTATGCCAATACGGCGATTCCGCTTTTAATTCGAAAAATGTTGGATCGTGGGGCAGCAACAAATCGATTGGTTGCCAAATTGGCCGGTGGCGCCCAGATGTTTTCGTTTGCAGGCGCGAATGACTTAATGCGAATTGGTCCTAGAAATGTGGAGGCAGTTAAACTGTCGTTGCGAGCATACAAAATCCCTGTTTTGATCGAGGACACTGGCGGAAATTGCGGCCGTACCATTGAATTTTTTGCGACGGATGGCAGTCTTATTATTCGGACGGCCAAAAATGGTTTAAAAACCATATGATTGTTATTAGCTGGTTTGGGGCTGAATCGAACTGATGGATGCAAATGCATTGCAAAATTTTTGGCACAATTGGAAACAACAGAAATGCATGTTGTCTATGGATGAGCTTTTCAGGGAATTCCGTCCTTTCGTTATTCGCATTGTACATGCATTGCATATTCAGGAAACTGCCGTTTTAAGCCGCGAAGATTTAATAAGTGCAGGATTTATTGGTTTACTGAACGCATTTGACCGGTATGACACCACAATGGCAGTTCGATTTGAAACGTATGCGTATTTTCGAGTGCGCGGGGCGATTCTGGATGAACTGCGCAAGTTAGACCCTGCGCCCCGATCGCTGCGGCGTAAATTACGAAGCATACAAGATGCTTATGAAATCGTGGAAAAAGAATTGGGAAGATCAGCCTCAGATGATGAGATTGCATCTTTTTTAGATATGACAGTAGGGGAATTGCACAGGACTTTGCAGGAGTCCCAAGCGTTGCAAATCAGTTCGCTGGATGCTTCCGTTGCGGAAGATGAGAATGACGTTCGTTCTGATTTGGTATCAGATCCGGATAGTCCGAATCCTCTTGAAATTATTACACGATCTGAGGCGGAGCAAGCGTTGCTGCAAGTAATCGAACGCTTGCCGGAAAAAGAGCGCTTAGTGGTCACTTTGTACTATTATGAAGAATTAACGTTTAAAGAAATTTCGGAGATACTGGATGTAACCGTCTCTCGAATTTCACAACTTCATACAAAAGCAACATATCGATTGCGTGGGGCATTGAGTCGGAAAAAGAAAGAATGGTTCAATTAGCTGTATGACCCAAGAAAGCATGTTGCGCTGGAGGAGGTTGCGGGGTATGGAACAAAATGAACAAAAATGGTGGACAGATCATTTGCATGTAACCATTTCCGATGATCGGATGCATGCATATATACAGATACATATAAATGATTCTGAATCCGGGTCAATCCCTCTGCTGACAGCTCGCGGAATGGAACATTGGCTCGAAAATAAAGGGATTCGATTTGGCTTGCAGACGGTTGTGATATCCGCAATCGCAACGACCCCCTTTCAATACAGGGGGCAAAGTGTTGAAATTGCAACGGGAATTCCGCCTGTTTTAGGTAAGGATGCAGTGGTAGAAGTTCTTTCTGGTGATGCCAGAACTGTCCGTCCAAGATTGTTGGCGGATGACCGGGTCGATTTTTTTCATATAACAGATATCTGCAGTGTACGTGCAGGAACGACAATTGCCAAAAAAATTCCACCGATACCAGGCAGAGATGGACAAGATGTATTTGGCCGAATATTGCCGCATCCACACCCGAAGGATGCGCAGTTGCCATTTGGAGAAAATGTGAAAATTGCCGATGATGGCCAGTCTATATTGGCAGCTGCAGATGGACATCTGGTATATATACCGACAAAAAATCAGCTCCATGTGTTTTCGACGTATACCGTTGAAGGAAATGTGGATTTTTCTATAGGCAATATAAAGTTTTTGGGCAATGTGCATATCAAAGGCAGTGTATTAGACGGTTTTCGTATCGAAGCAGAAGGGGATATACAGATTGACGGTTCCGTAGCAGCGGCATCTGTTCATGCCGGTCGGGACGTGCATATTCTCGGAGGCATTCAATCGCGCGGGAAAGGCGTCGTTCAGGCAGGCAGGAATGTCAGAACACGGTTTGTTCAAACAGGGAAAGTCATCGCCGGCATGGATTGTTTGATACAGGACAGCATTATGCATAGCGATGTAACTGCAATGCGGGATGTCATCGTCTTTGAAAAAAAAGGCGTAATCGTTGGAGGAAGCGTCAACGCCGGTGAACGAATTGTGGCGGGAACGCTCGGTTCCCCAATGGCAACTGTTACCCAATTAACGGTGGGCGTTCGGCCGGATTTGCGGGCGGAACGTTTGCAGATTGAACGAGAATTGAAAGAATTGCAGAATACACGGGTAAAATCGTTGCAGGCCATCTCCATATTCCATGCAAGTGTGCAAATGGGCAAGCCCTTATCACCGGAAAAGGAACAATTGAAACATTCCGTTGAGAAAACCTTGGAATTTGTTGAACAACAAATTGTAATAAAGCAGGAACGACAAACGGAAATCGACCGACAACTCGTTCTGTCCGGCAAATCGTACGTAGTAGGAGAAGAAAGAACGCATCCGGGTGTAAAGATCGGAATCGACAACTATCTCTATCATGTGCAGGATGAACGAACACAACCGACTCGCTATTTTGTCAAAAATGAAACAATTACCCCTGAGACGTATGATGTTTCAACGATAAATCATAGACAGCGATTGTGAATGGACAATGGTAAATCATAGAAAACGACAACAATCATGAAGGGAATGCACATGGCGCATATCATACTTTATCTGGCATTGGTTGGTGTAGCGATATTTTTGTATGCATTGGCACGACCTGGGCAAAAACAGTCCGGCGGCGCAGCGGAATTGCAAATGCAGCAGCGCTTTGAACACGTGATTCAAAAAATGAGCGCCGAACAGTCGGCAATCGCCGAAACGCTGCACGGCAAAATCATGGCAATGCAGACTGCGATTGACTCATTAAGCGAAATCGTGAAACAGCAGGAAGAACGGATAAAACACCTCTCCCACACGGAAAGGAATTTTGAATCAGAGCAAACGGCAGGCGCAAATGTGACGGAAGGTCTTGCCTATTCGCCAAGACATTTGCAAGTAGTGACGCTGTTGAAGAATGGCAAGGATGTTCAAACAATCGCTCGTGAAACAGGAGTCGGTATCGGTGAAATCCAACTTCTGCAAAGGCTTATGCGGCAAAACCAAGGAGATGCCAGGTAATGTGGAGAGAACGTACGTTTTATATCGGCTGCAGTATCGGCATATGGAGTGCATGCATTCTTGGCGCTATTTTATTTTTTACTCAGTATCAAGGAGATACGGGGAATCAGTCTGCGAGTCCTGATAAAAATCCGGCATATACCACGCAACAAATTCAACAACTTGCCGCCAGTCGGCATTTAGTCGTCTTGACACAAGACGCGTATGCTGCACAAAAAAAACAACTCACGCAATTGCAAGGCCAATTGAAACAACTTCAGCAAACCATTGCTGCATCTTCGTCCCGCTCAAATGTGGGCAAAAACCAGGTGTATGTAGCGATTCAGCCGGGACTGACCGTATCGGAAACGGGTGAATTGTTAAACAAGGCCGGCGTCATCGATGATGTTTCGTCGTTCGTGCAGGCAACGAATCAACTGCATTCGTTTATCAAAGCTGGTGTATATGCATTTCCTATGCATACAGACAATCAAACAGTTTTAACAATCATCACAAAGTAATAGAAAGCCCGGGTAAACGAATTTGCAAATTGTCAATCACATTTGTTTCCATATGGAAATTATGATAGATGGAACACAGGGAACTTCTTCACAAATAAAGAGACTTTGCTTGCATTGAAGCAAAAAATTTGGTATATTATTTCACGGTGTGAATACACACGCATTCCGATGTGCATATCGGTGCTGAAGCAACAGCTCAGTTATATGTATGGATGAAGAATGCGGAGGCAAAAAAACCATGGGAGGAGGTGTGAAGATGGCGATTATCTCAATGAAGCAACTGCTTGAAGCAGGGGTTCACTTCGGACACCAGACACGTCGTTGGAATCCAAAAATGGGACGCTATATCTTCACCGAACGTAACGGAATTTACATTATTGATTTACAAAAAACTGTCAAGAAAATTGAGGAAGCGTATAACTTTGTGCGCGATCTTGCTGTGGAAGGCAAGACGATGCTGTTCGTCGGAACCAAAAAGCAAGCGCAAGAATCTGTGCATGAAGAAGCGGAACGTTGCGGCATGTATTTCGTCAACCAACGCTGGTTGGGTGGTACATTGACCAACTTTAACACGATTCAAAAACGAATTGAGCGCCTTCGTCAATTGGAGCGCATGGAGGAAGACGGAACGTTCGCTGTCCTTCCGAAAAAAGAAGTAATTCTTCTTCGGAAAGAACAAGAGCGTTTGGAAAAATTCTTGGGCGGAATTAAAGGCATGAATGAGCTTCCAGGCGCATTATTTGTCATTGATCCGCGCAAAGAGCGTATTGCTGTTGCGGAAGCGCGTAAATTGGGAATTCCGATCGTTGCAATTGTCGATACGAACTGTGATCCGGATGAAGTGGATTATGTGATTCCTGGTAATGATGATGCGATTCGTGCAGTCAAATTAATTACCGCGAAGATTGCAGATGCGATTCTCGAAGGGAATCAAGGCGAGCAAACCGCGTAATAATACTGTATGATGGGGTGGTTGCGGGGGTTGGCACCCGTCATCACCCTTTTTCTATATGAAAACATACGTCACAGATGGACGGATTCGATTTGCATCCATACATAAAAACAGCATACAACTACATTGTGGAGGGATACCAATGAGTATTTCTGCTAGTCTTGTGAAAGAACTGCGTGAAAAGACAGGCGCAGGGATGATGGATTGTAAAAAGGCATTAACGGAAACAAACGGCGACATGGAAAAAGCAATTGAGTTTTTGCGTGAAAAAGGCCTTGCTGCTGCAGCGAAGAAATCCGGTCGGATCACGGCGGAGGGACTTGTCGAATCGTATATTCATGCCGGTGGACGGATTGGAGTTCTTGTTGAAGTAAACTGCGAAACCGATTTTGTTGCCAAAAATGAAGCGTTCCGTACATTAGTAAAAGATATCGCGATGCAAATTGCCGCCGCAAAGCCGGAATTTGTACGCCGTGAAGAAGTATCGCAAGAAACACTCGAAAAAGAAAAAGAAATTTTGCGTGCACAAGCCTTGAATGAAGGCAAGCCTGCG
Above is a window of Fodinisporobacter ferrooxydans DNA encoding:
- a CDS encoding chemotaxis protein CheW codes for the protein MAVEMTQGSMERKVIVFRLKDEEYGVDVNQVRSIERMQKITRVPRTANFVKGVINLRGVVTPIIDLRERFGLAQEEHSENTRIIIVAVDSMEVGLIVDAANDVVDIQESSIEPPPAVVGGIQAAYLSGVAKLADRLLILLNLTKVLSAEEIQQLNHLEK
- a CDS encoding chemotaxis protein CheC, with the translated sequence MDEFLKLGEFQYDVIREIGNIGAGHAATALSEILHTEVDMFVPSVQLISFDQIADVLGGSEQLVVGVFLRMSGDIPGNMFFLLQIESAKKLVRAFMNNAKIAPPEDQDDFSEMELSALSEVGNILAGSYLSSLAEFTKKRMTPSVPAIAIDMAGAILSAGLMQLGEAGEYALVVDTTFLQGKADIEGHFFLLPDPGAVSQLLAALGVDSI
- a CDS encoding chemotaxis protein CheD, encoding MNVVKVAMADLNISESPDSLRTTGLGSCVGVAIYDPLKKIAGLAHVMLPEAKGSPETPAKYANTAIPLLIRKMLDRGAATNRLVAKLAGGAQMFSFAGANDLMRIGPRNVEAVKLSLRAYKIPVLIEDTGGNCGRTIEFFATDGSLIIRTAKNGLKTI
- a CDS encoding sigma-70 family RNA polymerase sigma factor; this translates as MDANALQNFWHNWKQQKCMLSMDELFREFRPFVIRIVHALHIQETAVLSREDLISAGFIGLLNAFDRYDTTMAVRFETYAYFRVRGAILDELRKLDPAPRSLRRKLRSIQDAYEIVEKELGRSASDDEIASFLDMTVGELHRTLQESQALQISSLDASVAEDENDVRSDLVSDPDSPNPLEIITRSEAEQALLQVIERLPEKERLVVTLYYYEELTFKEISEILDVTVSRISQLHTKATYRLRGALSRKKKEWFN
- a CDS encoding DUF342 domain-containing protein: MEQNEQKWWTDHLHVTISDDRMHAYIQIHINDSESGSIPLLTARGMEHWLENKGIRFGLQTVVISAIATTPFQYRGQSVEIATGIPPVLGKDAVVEVLSGDARTVRPRLLADDRVDFFHITDICSVRAGTTIAKKIPPIPGRDGQDVFGRILPHPHPKDAQLPFGENVKIADDGQSILAAADGHLVYIPTKNQLHVFSTYTVEGNVDFSIGNIKFLGNVHIKGSVLDGFRIEAEGDIQIDGSVAAASVHAGRDVHILGGIQSRGKGVVQAGRNVRTRFVQTGKVIAGMDCLIQDSIMHSDVTAMRDVIVFEKKGVIVGGSVNAGERIVAGTLGSPMATVTQLTVGVRPDLRAERLQIERELKELQNTRVKSLQAISIFHASVQMGKPLSPEKEQLKHSVEKTLEFVEQQIVIKQERQTEIDRQLVLSGKSYVVGEERTHPGVKIGIDNYLYHVQDERTQPTRYFVKNETITPETYDVSTINHRQRL
- the rpsB gene encoding 30S ribosomal protein S2, coding for MAIISMKQLLEAGVHFGHQTRRWNPKMGRYIFTERNGIYIIDLQKTVKKIEEAYNFVRDLAVEGKTMLFVGTKKQAQESVHEEAERCGMYFVNQRWLGGTLTNFNTIQKRIERLRQLERMEEDGTFAVLPKKEVILLRKEQERLEKFLGGIKGMNELPGALFVIDPRKERIAVAEARKLGIPIVAIVDTNCDPDEVDYVIPGNDDAIRAVKLITAKIADAILEGNQGEQTA
- the tsf gene encoding translation elongation factor Ts; the encoded protein is MSISASLVKELREKTGAGMMDCKKALTETNGDMEKAIEFLREKGLAAAAKKSGRITAEGLVESYIHAGGRIGVLVEVNCETDFVAKNEAFRTLVKDIAMQIAAAKPEFVRREEVSQETLEKEKEILRAQALNEGKPANIVDKMVEGRIEKYYKEFCLLEQPFVKNPDLTVQQLVNETIAKIGENISVRRFVRFEMGEGLEKRQDDFAAEVLAQAKL